One window of Saccharopolyspora phatthalungensis genomic DNA carries:
- a CDS encoding recombinase family protein — MAAYRLDRLATGSIYLSRVMSWCQDHGKSIVSTSETFDLSSGPGRMVAFILAEVAAGELEAIRERNTNTFDYNYSQGKYKGRMTPYGYKADGDKYVVDHDAKAIILEAAQRIIDQESLRSVLIDLNKRGVPSPRDQNRVNNGKAPKGEQWSNQSLTRILSSETLLGYTLRREVITGPDGKPICNAKGEKQFGKEYVVRDETGAPVKRAEEILSRSRFDELQEALSKKTRSAPKRRTTETALLLRVLFCQCGEPMYRVFNGSKAYYRCASANKGQACGNTTVRLESTNENFTRILMEHYGDHAMQKRVYVPATNNADELASIEAEIENIAEMVMSPAFRGKTRDKLNQRLEALDARRTELEGQAVQLAGYRMEPTGETFSAHFEAFDADQRNAFLRNAKVRVIWDDSTFVAVLGAGSILNLINPGAIPVVADDGYRLSAAEADVLMEHLGETE; from the coding sequence GTGGCCGCGTACCGCCTTGACCGTTTGGCTACGGGTTCGATCTACCTGAGCCGAGTGATGTCCTGGTGTCAGGATCACGGCAAGTCGATCGTCTCCACTTCTGAGACCTTCGATCTCAGTTCGGGTCCTGGGCGGATGGTCGCGTTCATCCTGGCTGAGGTTGCCGCTGGTGAGCTTGAGGCGATCCGGGAACGCAACACCAACACGTTCGATTACAACTACTCACAGGGCAAGTACAAGGGCCGCATGACGCCGTACGGCTACAAGGCCGATGGCGACAAGTACGTGGTTGACCACGATGCGAAAGCGATCATCCTGGAAGCTGCGCAGCGGATCATTGATCAGGAGTCGCTACGGTCGGTTCTGATCGATTTGAACAAACGTGGTGTCCCGTCTCCGCGTGATCAGAACAGGGTCAACAACGGAAAAGCACCCAAGGGTGAGCAGTGGAGTAACCAGAGCCTTACCCGGATTCTGTCGTCTGAGACGTTGCTCGGTTACACGCTGCGGCGTGAGGTGATCACCGGTCCGGACGGTAAGCCCATCTGTAACGCCAAGGGGGAGAAGCAGTTCGGCAAGGAGTACGTCGTCAGGGACGAAACCGGAGCACCGGTGAAGCGGGCTGAGGAGATCCTGAGCCGTTCCCGTTTCGACGAACTACAGGAAGCCCTGAGCAAGAAAACCAGGTCAGCTCCGAAGCGCCGGACCACTGAAACCGCGTTGCTACTTCGGGTGCTGTTCTGCCAATGTGGTGAACCGATGTACCGGGTTTTCAACGGGTCCAAGGCGTATTACCGATGCGCCAGCGCCAACAAGGGGCAGGCATGCGGGAACACAACGGTTCGCCTGGAATCGACCAATGAGAACTTCACCCGGATTCTGATGGAGCACTACGGGGACCACGCGATGCAAAAGCGTGTCTACGTCCCAGCGACCAACAACGCTGATGAACTCGCGTCGATCGAAGCAGAGATCGAGAACATTGCTGAGATGGTCATGTCCCCAGCGTTCCGGGGCAAGACCAGGGACAAGTTGAACCAGCGTCTTGAAGCCCTGGACGCTCGCAGGACTGAGCTTGAAGGTCAAGCGGTGCAGCTTGCCGGGTACCGGATGGAACCGACCGGGGAGACGTTCTCTGCGCACTTCGAAGCGTTTGACGCTGACCAGCGGAACGCGTTCCTGCGTAATGCCAAGGTTCGGGTCATATGGGACGATTCTACGTTCGTCGCTGTGCTGGGTGCCGGTTCGATCCTGAACCTGATCAACCCTGGCGCTATCCCCGTTGTCGCCGACGACGGTTACCGGCTCAGCGCTGCGGAAGCAGACGTGCTGATGGAACACTTGGGAGAGACCGAGTGA
- a CDS encoding helix-turn-helix domain-containing protein, with protein MSSNYRSPGDPRLFASALWEYKNANELTQLELANELGESEGAINAYLHAAYPPSAGRLFAICRKIGVDVRTVLIEEWEPLG; from the coding sequence ATGAGCAGTAACTACCGTAGTCCTGGTGATCCGAGGCTGTTTGCCTCGGCTCTATGGGAATACAAGAACGCCAATGAACTAACCCAACTCGAACTAGCCAATGAGCTGGGCGAGTCCGAAGGTGCGATTAACGCCTACCTGCATGCAGCGTATCCGCCTAGCGCCGGTCGGTTGTTCGCGATTTGCCGGAAGATCGGCGTAGATGTCCGAACCGTTCTTATTGAAGAGTGGGAGCCTTTGGGATGA